The [Bacillus] selenitireducens MLS10 genome includes a region encoding these proteins:
- a CDS encoding pilus assembly FimT family protein, which translates to MKKWLKNQKGLTLVELLAVIVILGIIAAIAVPAIGNIIENSRKDAQIANAEALYDAARLAQAGDNISGDVTFIAVEENDDNYIVPPENDNTDEYSLVNYIESSFPESDSFSDSYISAVVAVVDGEYTITLEGLEGTYIDATIQEIREDGRDVVEAP; encoded by the coding sequence ATGAAAAAATGGTTGAAGAATCAAAAAGGTTTGACGCTTGTTGAACTGTTGGCAGTCATCGTGATTTTGGGGATCATTGCAGCGATTGCCGTTCCGGCGATTGGGAACATCATTGAGAACAGCAGGAAAGACGCGCAGATTGCGAATGCGGAGGCATTGTATGATGCGGCAAGATTGGCACAGGCTGGGGATAATATAAGTGGGGATGTTACGTTTATTGCAGTTGAAGAAAATGATGATAATTATATTGTGCCTCCCGAAAATGATAATACAGATGAATATTCACTAGTTAATTACATCGAATCTTCTTTTCCGGAAAGTGACTCGTTCAGTGATAGCTATATTAGTGCAGTAGTAGCTGTTGTGGATGGCGAGTATACAATTACTCTTGAAGGGCTTGAAGGGACGTATATTGATGCTACGATCCAAGAAATAAGAGAAGATGGACGAGATGTTGTTGAAGCTCCGTAA
- a CDS encoding prepilin peptidase, whose product MDGLWFTYFVITGLVMGSFYNVVGLRVPAGESFTGKARSKCPSCGKTLGAPELIPVLSWFLLRGRCKGCGKRISPMYPLMELVTGVLFGLAFLHIGLSMELVVALLFLSMLVIITVSDLSTMLIPDKVLLFFGIPILLLRMSVAPLDPWWTAFAGAGLGFGILLLLAVASRGGMGGGDIKLYLVIGFVLGPIETVLSLFLAALVGLVYGLPRIVKRQTGRGNPIPFGPFIALGAVIAYFMGGAILDWYVGLLF is encoded by the coding sequence GTGGATGGGTTGTGGTTCACCTATTTTGTCATTACCGGACTTGTAATGGGCTCCTTTTATAACGTTGTCGGCCTCCGCGTCCCTGCCGGCGAATCCTTTACCGGCAAGGCCCGATCCAAATGCCCGTCATGCGGGAAAACACTCGGTGCACCGGAACTGATCCCGGTCCTTTCCTGGTTCTTGTTACGGGGAAGATGCAAGGGCTGCGGGAAGCGGATCTCCCCGATGTATCCCCTGATGGAGCTTGTTACCGGGGTCTTGTTTGGTCTGGCCTTTTTACATATCGGGCTCAGTATGGAGCTTGTCGTGGCATTGCTCTTCTTGTCGATGCTCGTGATCATTACGGTGAGTGACCTCTCAACGATGCTTATTCCTGACAAGGTGCTGCTTTTTTTCGGGATACCGATCCTTCTCTTACGTATGTCGGTGGCGCCTTTGGATCCTTGGTGGACAGCCTTTGCCGGTGCCGGGCTTGGATTTGGTATTTTGCTTCTTCTCGCAGTCGCGTCACGCGGCGGAATGGGAGGAGGGGATATTAAACTTTACCTCGTCATCGGTTTTGTGCTCGGACCGATCGAGACGGTGCTGTCACTGTTTCTCGCGGCACTCGTGGGACTCGTGTATGGCCTTCCCCGAATTGTGAAGAGACAGACGGGGCGTGGGAATCCGATTCCATTCGGTCCGTTTATTGCCCTCGGGGCTGTGATCGCCTACTTTATGGGGGGTGCGATCCTTGACTGGTATGTCGGTTTGCTCTTTTAA
- the pilM gene encoding type IV pilus biogenesis protein PilM translates to MDIVLNKPTKHVMIIHDHVIRYVKGRGSTLDDLKVVRNRFLPPGTIEGGVIKETETFQAIIGELKRQYKMAKGELYITLPNETNLIRRHQVPADVPDHELKGYIFNQLGKELHLPMEDPVFDLCIMSEQNAEKDLLLFITAQEIIDSYLRLFYELKLEPVVLDYAAISLERFIEGTGAASVEGHYALVTCFPTAVTVTIFHGEFPLITRTIPTMVSADHWQVNGEASDDISWTGPMDELESAWQDNGAEIERLLSFYQFNYRQGEGGVDRVIITGDHPELNRFFHHVSERLDGPDVKLLDVMMDKKGFTIDPHHFEAVGLLMKGEVK, encoded by the coding sequence ATGGATATCGTATTAAACAAACCGACGAAGCATGTCATGATCATCCACGATCACGTCATTCGCTACGTGAAAGGAAGAGGGAGCACCCTTGACGATCTGAAGGTCGTGCGGAACCGTTTTTTGCCCCCCGGGACGATCGAGGGTGGCGTCATTAAAGAGACGGAAACGTTTCAGGCGATCATCGGTGAACTGAAGCGGCAATACAAGATGGCGAAGGGTGAACTGTACATAACGCTGCCGAATGAGACGAACCTCATCCGGCGTCACCAGGTACCGGCGGATGTGCCGGATCACGAACTGAAGGGGTATATCTTCAATCAGCTTGGGAAAGAATTGCATTTGCCGATGGAAGACCCTGTTTTTGATCTCTGTATCATGAGTGAACAGAATGCCGAGAAGGATCTCCTCTTGTTCATCACAGCCCAGGAGATCATTGACAGCTATTTGCGTCTCTTTTACGAACTGAAGCTTGAACCGGTGGTCTTGGATTACGCGGCGATTTCCCTTGAGCGCTTCATTGAAGGAACCGGGGCTGCGTCTGTCGAGGGGCATTACGCCCTCGTGACGTGCTTTCCTACCGCCGTGACGGTGACGATCTTTCACGGTGAGTTCCCGCTGATCACGCGAACGATCCCCACCATGGTGAGTGCGGATCATTGGCAGGTGAACGGGGAAGCGAGCGATGACATTAGCTGGACGGGTCCGATGGATGAACTGGAGAGCGCTTGGCAAGACAACGGGGCGGAGATCGAGCGTCTGTTATCCTTTTACCAGTTCAACTACCGGCAGGGAGAAGGCGGCGTGGACCGGGTCATCATAACGGGTGATCATCCGGAGCTGAACCGGTTCTTCCATCACGTTTCGGAGCGTCTTGACGGGCCTGATGTGAAGCTTCTTGACGTTATGATGGATAAAAAAGGCTTTACGATTGACCCTCACCACTTCGAAGCCGTGGGATTACTGATGAAGGGTGAGGTGAAGTAA
- a CDS encoding PilN domain-containing protein, with protein MAVEINLLRKGTKKTSTFRSAMILAVLVVILINLLIVYVGVQADREAAALEQERLILEQQAEALNQEIAELSVGEHQLLFDAVDEVEGMMISSSQLLLEMVRLMPEEGYMVSYDYVYPDTLSMSFIYLELPQVAYYLDALTASPYVDSVDVQTITGEAMEEAVMEDAEAEEEDLPFWYEEFLPNYFTTYDITLDVAALIDRDTDESEEEDDEEGDDDE; from the coding sequence ATGGCTGTTGAGATTAATCTGTTACGTAAAGGCACGAAAAAAACCTCAACCTTCCGCTCGGCGATGATTCTCGCCGTTCTCGTCGTGATCCTGATCAATCTACTGATCGTTTATGTCGGGGTACAGGCGGACCGGGAAGCGGCGGCTCTTGAACAGGAGCGCCTGATTCTAGAACAACAGGCCGAAGCGCTGAATCAGGAAATTGCCGAGCTCTCCGTCGGGGAACATCAGCTGTTGTTTGATGCCGTGGATGAAGTGGAAGGGATGATGATTTCGTCTTCACAGCTTCTTTTGGAGATGGTGAGACTCATGCCGGAAGAAGGCTATATGGTCTCCTATGACTATGTCTATCCGGATACGCTCTCCATGTCATTCATTTATCTTGAGCTTCCGCAGGTCGCGTATTACCTGGATGCCCTGACGGCGTCCCCTTATGTCGACAGCGTCGATGTGCAGACGATCACCGGTGAAGCGATGGAAGAAGCGGTCATGGAGGACGCTGAGGCAGAGGAAGAAGATCTGCCGTTCTGGTATGAAGAGTTCCTCCCGAACTATTTCACAACCTATGACATCACCCTCGATGTCGCGGCTCTGATCGATAGAGATACGGATGAAAGCGAAGAAGAGGACGATGAGGAGGGTGATGACGATGAATAG
- the aspA gene encoding aspartate ammonia-lyase yields the protein MANEALFRVEKDLMGEKEIPVSAYYGIQTVRAKENFPITGYPIHEELIRSLGYVKKAAAKANMEVGVLNKRIGEAIMKASDDVISGSLNEHFIVDSIQGGAGTSMNMNANEVIANRAIEYLGGKKGDYLKVSPNTHVNMAQSTNDALPTAIHLAGLFLSDGLIEELEMLIESLAKKEEEFDSVIKMGRTHLQDAVPIRLGQEFGSYRRLLNRDLKRIQRSVDQLYEVNMGATAVGTGLNAMPEYIEAVTKNLAEMSGMPIHGAENLVDATQNTDSYTQLSSAMKIMAINLSKMANDLRLMSSGPRTGFNEINLPPRQAGSSIMPGKVNPVMCEVVNQVSFQVIGNDQTISLASEAGQLELNVMGPVLVFNLLQSFTVLRNGIRVFREYAVDGIEANTERNREMVENSVGIITAINPHVGYETAARIAKEAIQSGRSVREICIERGILSEEELDRILDPVEMTNPGIAAKELIFGE from the coding sequence ATGGCAAATGAAGCATTATTTCGCGTGGAAAAAGATTTGATGGGAGAAAAAGAGATTCCTGTATCGGCCTACTACGGAATACAGACCGTCCGGGCGAAGGAGAACTTCCCGATCACGGGTTATCCGATTCATGAGGAACTGATCCGCTCGTTGGGCTATGTGAAAAAAGCGGCGGCGAAGGCGAATATGGAAGTGGGTGTGTTGAACAAGCGGATCGGGGAAGCGATCATGAAGGCCTCTGACGACGTCATCTCCGGGAGTCTCAATGAACACTTCATCGTCGACAGTATCCAGGGCGGTGCCGGGACGTCGATGAACATGAACGCCAACGAAGTCATCGCGAACCGGGCGATCGAGTACCTCGGCGGGAAAAAAGGTGACTACCTGAAGGTCAGTCCGAATACCCATGTCAATATGGCACAGTCGACGAACGATGCCCTTCCGACGGCGATCCATCTGGCCGGTCTGTTTCTCTCAGATGGGCTGATTGAGGAACTTGAAATGCTGATTGAGTCCCTTGCCAAAAAAGAAGAGGAATTCGACAGCGTGATCAAAATGGGCCGGACGCACCTCCAGGATGCCGTACCGATCCGGCTCGGCCAGGAGTTCGGCTCCTACCGTCGGCTGTTGAACCGGGATTTAAAACGGATCCAGCGCTCCGTGGATCAGCTCTATGAAGTGAACATGGGGGCAACCGCCGTCGGAACGGGCTTAAACGCGATGCCGGAGTACATCGAAGCGGTCACGAAGAACCTCGCGGAAATGAGCGGCATGCCGATTCACGGGGCGGAGAATCTCGTCGATGCGACGCAGAATACCGATTCCTACACACAGCTCTCGAGTGCGATGAAGATTATGGCGATCAACCTCTCGAAGATGGCCAATGACCTGCGTCTCATGAGCTCAGGACCAAGAACGGGCTTTAACGAGATCAACCTGCCGCCCCGGCAGGCGGGCTCGTCGATCATGCCGGGGAAGGTCAATCCCGTCATGTGTGAAGTCGTCAATCAGGTGTCGTTTCAGGTGATCGGTAATGACCAGACGATCAGTCTTGCTTCCGAAGCGGGGCAGCTCGAACTGAACGTCATGGGGCCGGTTCTCGTCTTTAATCTCCTGCAGTCGTTTACCGTTCTCCGAAACGGCATCCGTGTCTTCCGTGAATATGCGGTGGACGGTATCGAAGCCAATACGGAGCGGAACCGGGAGATGGTTGAGAACAGCGTCGGGATCATCACGGCGATTAACCCTCACGTCGGCTATGAGACCGCGGCGCGGATCGCCAAGGAAGCGATCCAGTCCGGCCGATCGGTCCGGGAGATCTGCATCGAGCGGGGTATCCTCTCGGAGGAAGAGCTCGACCGCATTCTCGATCCGGTGGAGATGACGAACCCGGGGATCGCCGCAAAGGAACTCATATTCGGCGAATGA
- a CDS encoding Maf family protein gives MQPLILASKSPRRQELLKQVKIPFDVIPSDVDEAQYPMKSGPEEYVETLARAKATHVLDQHPDRTVLGSDTVVVVDGEILGKPKDSQDARRMLRQLSGKVHTVLSGVAILSEDGETVFHGRADVRFFPLTDEDIQTYIDSGEPFDKAGAYGIQGFGAMLVEEIRGDYFTIVGMPVAQVVRALRSFSH, from the coding sequence ATGCAACCACTGATACTCGCGTCCAAATCCCCGCGCAGGCAGGAGCTGTTGAAGCAGGTGAAGATCCCCTTCGACGTCATCCCGAGCGACGTGGACGAGGCGCAGTACCCCATGAAATCCGGACCGGAAGAGTATGTGGAGACCCTTGCCCGTGCCAAGGCCACCCACGTCCTTGATCAGCATCCAGACCGGACGGTTCTTGGCTCCGACACCGTCGTCGTTGTGGACGGTGAGATTCTCGGTAAGCCAAAGGACAGTCAGGACGCAAGACGGATGCTCAGGCAGCTCTCCGGAAAGGTGCACACAGTCTTAAGCGGCGTGGCCATTTTGAGTGAAGACGGGGAAACCGTCTTTCATGGCCGGGCGGATGTGCGATTTTTTCCGCTCACCGACGAAGACATTCAAACATACATAGACAGCGGTGAACCGTTCGATAAAGCGGGTGCTTACGGCATTCAGGGCTTCGGTGCGATGCTGGTGGAGGAGATCCGGGGGGATTACTTTACCATCGTCGGCATGCCGGTGGCCCAGGTGGTTCGTGCATTGCGTTCATTTTCACACTAA
- the radC gene encoding RadC family protein, which yields MAMTLTMNDVPKVERPRERMLFEGPEACTNQDLIAILLGSGTKKESVLDLSNRVISHFNGIRLLEEATIQELTALSGIGEAKAVQLRAAIELGKRIRSYPKEMKYVIRSPKDASDFVMEDMRTLTQEHFVCLFLSTKNQVIHRQTIFIGSLNMSVVHPREIFKAALRYSAASMICIHNHPSGDTAPSQEDIDVTKRLVEVGKTIGIDVLDHVIVGDHSFCSLKEKGYV from the coding sequence ATGGCAATGACACTGACAATGAACGACGTCCCAAAGGTGGAGCGCCCGAGGGAACGCATGCTGTTTGAAGGTCCGGAGGCATGTACGAATCAGGATCTGATCGCGATTCTTCTCGGCTCAGGGACGAAGAAAGAATCGGTTCTCGATCTGTCGAACCGCGTGATCAGTCACTTTAACGGAATCCGTCTCCTTGAAGAGGCGACGATTCAGGAGCTTACGGCACTGAGCGGGATCGGTGAGGCGAAGGCTGTTCAGCTGAGAGCGGCCATTGAACTCGGGAAACGCATCCGCAGTTATCCGAAGGAAATGAAGTATGTGATCCGCTCCCCGAAAGATGCGTCGGATTTTGTGATGGAAGATATGCGCACGTTGACGCAGGAGCACTTCGTCTGTTTGTTTTTGTCGACGAAGAATCAGGTCATTCACCGGCAGACGATCTTCATCGGCAGTCTGAACATGAGCGTCGTGCACCCGAGAGAGATTTTCAAGGCGGCCCTTCGCTACTCGGCGGCTTCGATGATCTGCATTCACAATCATCCGTCCGGGGATACGGCTCCGAGTCAGGAGGACATCGATGTGACGAAGCGGCTCGTTGAAGTCGGCAAAACCATTGGCATCGACGTCCTTGATCACGTGATTGTCGGGGATCACAGCTTTTGTTCATTAAAAGAAAAGGGTTACGTCTGA
- a CDS encoding rod shape-determining protein, giving the protein MFAGFSKDLGIDLGTANTLVYVKGKGVILREPSVVAIRQDTGHIEAVGSDARNMIGRTPGNIVAIRPMRDGVIADFDTTATMMKYFIRQALRNRSIFTRKPNVMVCVPSGITAVEKRAVEDATKQAGAKEAYTIEEPFAAAIGANLPVWEPTGSMVVDIGGGTTEVAIISLGGIVTSQSVRVAGDEMDESIVQYIKRTYSLMIGERTAESIKFEIGSASKEHPGGDMDIRGRDLVTGLPKTMTITGSEIAGALEDTVNAIVAAVKDTLEQSPPELAADIMDRGIVLTGGGALLKNLDHVLGNETNMPVHVAEDPLDSVAIGTGKALENLHLFRSKAGITARSNRK; this is encoded by the coding sequence ATGTTTGCAGGATTTTCGAAAGACCTTGGGATTGACCTCGGGACAGCCAATACACTCGTTTATGTAAAAGGAAAAGGCGTTATTTTAAGGGAGCCGTCCGTTGTGGCGATCCGTCAGGATACAGGACATATTGAAGCCGTCGGCAGTGATGCACGGAATATGATTGGGCGTACACCGGGAAATATTGTGGCGATTCGTCCGATGCGGGACGGTGTGATTGCAGACTTTGACACGACGGCGACCATGATGAAGTATTTTATCCGTCAGGCACTCAGAAACCGCTCGATTTTCACGCGAAAACCGAATGTCATGGTCTGCGTACCGTCCGGCATTACGGCCGTTGAGAAGCGTGCTGTGGAGGATGCGACGAAGCAGGCAGGCGCCAAGGAAGCTTATACGATTGAGGAACCGTTTGCCGCAGCAATCGGGGCGAATCTGCCGGTATGGGAACCGACGGGAAGCATGGTTGTTGACATCGGTGGCGGTACGACGGAAGTGGCGATCATCTCCCTCGGGGGGATTGTCACAAGCCAGTCCGTCCGCGTGGCCGGTGATGAGATGGATGAGTCCATCGTGCAGTATATCAAACGAACATACAGCCTGATGATCGGGGAGCGTACAGCGGAATCGATCAAGTTCGAAATCGGCTCGGCATCGAAGGAGCATCCGGGTGGCGATATGGATATTCGCGGCCGGGATCTCGTCACAGGCCTGCCAAAGACAATGACGATTACCGGCAGTGAGATTGCCGGGGCTCTTGAAGATACGGTCAATGCGATCGTCGCTGCGGTCAAGGATACCCTCGAACAGTCTCCGCCTGAACTCGCAGCGGATATTATGGACCGGGGTATCGTTCTGACGGGCGGCGGTGCGCTCTTAAAGAACCTCGATCACGTCCTTGGCAACGAGACGAATATGCCGGTACACGTGGCGGAAGATCCCCTTGACAGCGTGGCGATCGGGACCGGTAAGGCCCTTGAGAACCTCCATCTGTTCCGCTCGAAGGCGGGCATTACCGCACGTTCAAATCGAAAATAA
- the mreC gene encoding rod shape-determining protein MreC, giving the protein MPSFFSNKRLIVLLVCLVLLVGLVGYSMSDRKAMTLPEQLVTDTVGAVQSAFSRPAHFAAGFFEDMRDIRNVFEENRSLKAQLDEYAALQVEVSELRRRNAELEGAAGLEEDLYDFTVRTALVIQRSPDRWNEQVGINKGAQHGIEENMAVVTSQGLIGKINRVSQFSSTVQLLSDQAVTNRISAMVTGGDETVYGFIEGIDHDSGALRFAKIDIDAEIEPGETVTTSGLGGIFPRGLVVGEVLSVENDEFGLTQTALVEPTADFYHIDYVQVVERGASSLEEEGDGE; this is encoded by the coding sequence ATGCCTTCATTTTTTTCCAATAAACGTCTGATTGTCCTCCTGGTGTGCCTGGTGCTGCTCGTTGGCCTTGTTGGGTATTCCATGAGTGACCGAAAAGCGATGACACTCCCTGAACAGCTTGTGACAGATACGGTCGGAGCCGTGCAGTCCGCTTTTTCAAGACCCGCTCATTTTGCAGCGGGTTTCTTTGAGGATATGCGTGACATCCGAAACGTCTTTGAAGAGAACCGTTCATTGAAAGCGCAGCTTGATGAATATGCCGCCCTTCAGGTGGAAGTCAGTGAACTGAGACGGCGCAATGCTGAACTCGAAGGTGCTGCGGGACTTGAAGAGGATCTCTATGACTTTACCGTCCGCACAGCCCTTGTCATTCAGCGTTCACCGGACCGGTGGAACGAGCAGGTGGGGATCAATAAAGGAGCGCAGCACGGGATTGAGGAGAATATGGCTGTGGTCACGAGCCAGGGACTGATCGGGAAGATCAACCGGGTGTCCCAGTTCTCATCCACAGTACAGCTCCTCAGTGACCAGGCGGTGACCAACCGGATTTCGGCGATGGTTACCGGAGGCGATGAGACCGTATACGGGTTTATCGAAGGGATCGATCATGACAGCGGTGCGCTTCGTTTTGCGAAGATCGACATCGATGCAGAGATTGAACCGGGCGAGACGGTGACGACGTCAGGACTCGGCGGAATCTTTCCCCGGGGCCTCGTCGTCGGGGAAGTGCTCTCTGTGGAAAATGATGAATTCGGTCTGACACAGACGGCTCTCGTTGAACCGACGGCGGATTTCTATCACATTGACTACGTACAGGTCGTTGAGCGCGGTGCTTCTTCACTTGAGGAGGAAGGTGACGGAGAATGA
- the mreD gene encoding rod shape-determining protein MreD, with the protein MIFRYGFLILLFAVFVLEGTVYQVFAPDFRGSDQLYIPRLLFMLIITAGIFRGRGYGLLYAVIFGAFYDIVYSEVLGVYTFGMGFTAYFLSLSYPVVKRNLSIVVAITVFAVAFLEYYVYGMMSLVGITTVSHEFFFWSRLVPTLIMNAVIIIVLVWPLKKWFDYVETRLSHSEP; encoded by the coding sequence ATGATCTTCCGCTATGGCTTTCTCATCCTCCTTTTTGCGGTCTTTGTCCTCGAAGGAACCGTCTATCAGGTGTTTGCACCGGATTTCCGGGGCTCAGATCAGCTGTATATTCCCCGGCTTTTGTTCATGCTGATTATTACGGCAGGGATTTTCCGCGGAAGGGGTTATGGCCTGTTGTATGCCGTAATCTTCGGTGCCTTCTACGATATCGTCTATTCCGAGGTGCTCGGGGTTTACACATTCGGGATGGGCTTTACGGCTTACTTTCTGTCATTGTCCTATCCGGTTGTGAAGCGTAATTTATCCATCGTTGTGGCCATTACCGTTTTCGCAGTTGCATTCCTAGAATATTATGTTTATGGTATGATGAGCTTAGTCGGCATCACCACGGTTTCACACGAGTTTTTTTTCTGGTCACGCCTCGTGCCGACACTGATTATGAATGCTGTTATCATCATTGTGCTCGTCTGGCCATTGAAGAAATGGTTTGACTATGTGGAGACGAGACTGAGTCATTCCGAACCGTAA
- a CDS encoding septum site-determining protein MinC, translating to MSEGQEEVELVQIRGTKSGLAIQLDDQAEWDKVTERLKRILDDQPTNHSTVSASLVMGKRYVTDRETGRLCAWLKNQYNLDIHDVDKEVITLEEANAMIEEQTFHQEIRMVRSGQVLDVKGHVLLIGDVNPGGLIRATGNIYILGYLRGIAHAGASGNEEAVVCAAFMEPRQIRIATSIYRSPDDEPEEDLDAVNEKKEPVDTEPDQGTLECAFLNEDRQMTIERIQKLPKHRVKVDMAFQYANG from the coding sequence ATGTCAGAGGGACAAGAAGAAGTGGAACTCGTCCAGATCCGAGGCACGAAGAGCGGCCTCGCCATTCAGCTTGACGATCAGGCAGAGTGGGATAAAGTCACGGAGCGGCTTAAGCGGATCCTTGACGATCAGCCAACGAATCATTCAACGGTCAGCGCGTCCCTGGTTATGGGCAAGCGCTACGTCACCGACCGGGAAACGGGCCGTCTCTGCGCATGGCTGAAAAATCAGTACAATCTTGATATTCACGATGTGGATAAAGAAGTCATTACCCTTGAAGAAGCCAATGCGATGATTGAGGAACAGACCTTTCATCAGGAGATCCGCATGGTACGTTCGGGTCAGGTATTGGACGTAAAGGGCCATGTCCTTCTGATTGGTGACGTCAATCCCGGCGGCCTGATTCGGGCAACGGGAAACATATACATATTGGGCTACTTGCGGGGCATCGCCCACGCAGGGGCCTCAGGGAACGAAGAAGCCGTCGTATGCGCGGCGTTTATGGAACCCCGTCAGATTCGTATTGCCACCTCGATCTACCGTTCACCGGACGATGAGCCTGAAGAGGACTTGGATGCGGTCAACGAAAAAAAGGAGCCGGTGGATACAGAGCCGGATCAGGGGACACTTGAATGTGCCTTCCTGAATGAGGATCGGCAAATGACGATTGAACGCATACAGAAGCTGCCGAAGCACCGGGTCAAGGTCGATATGGCGTTTCAGTATGCCAATGGGTAA
- the minD gene encoding septum site-determining protein MinD, which translates to MGEAIVITSGKGGVGKTTTTANIGTALALSGKKVCLVDTDIGLRNLDVVMGLENRIIYDLTDVIEGSCRIPQALIKDKRFEHLNLLPAAQTKDKTAVNPEDLAWLVSELKQDHDYVLIDCPAGIEQGFKNAIAGADHAIVVTTPEVSSVRDADRIIGLLEQEDRIQSKRMIVNRIRSRMVQAGDAMDVDEIVTILAIDLLGIVPDDDSVILSSNNGQPIVMDPKAKPSIAYRNIARRLNGESVPLMSFEEEPGMLDRVKKMFSFSKNK; encoded by the coding sequence ATGGGAGAAGCCATCGTGATAACATCAGGAAAGGGCGGGGTCGGCAAGACGACGACCACGGCGAACATCGGAACCGCCCTTGCCCTGTCCGGAAAAAAAGTCTGTCTGGTGGATACGGACATCGGGCTGCGTAATCTCGATGTGGTTATGGGTCTCGAAAACCGTATTATCTATGACCTGACGGATGTCATTGAAGGAAGCTGCCGCATTCCGCAGGCACTGATTAAAGATAAGCGGTTTGAACACCTCAACCTTTTGCCTGCGGCCCAGACGAAAGACAAGACGGCAGTCAATCCGGAAGATCTCGCCTGGCTTGTGTCAGAGCTCAAGCAGGACCATGATTATGTCCTCATCGACTGCCCTGCCGGGATTGAACAGGGATTCAAAAATGCCATCGCCGGTGCGGATCACGCCATTGTCGTGACGACTCCGGAAGTGTCGTCAGTCCGTGATGCGGACCGGATTATCGGCCTTCTTGAACAGGAAGACCGGATTCAGTCGAAGCGGATGATCGTCAACCGCATCCGAAGCCGCATGGTGCAGGCGGGGGATGCCATGGATGTGGATGAGATCGTCACGATTCTCGCCATCGATCTGTTGGGGATTGTGCCGGATGATGACAGTGTCATCCTCTCGTCCAATAACGGCCAGCCCATCGTCATGGATCCGAAAGCAAAACCGTCCATCGCCTACCGGAATATCGCCAGGAGGCTGAACGGGGAGAGCGTGCCGCTGATGAGCTTTGAAGAGGAACCGGGGATGCTTGACCGTGTGAAGAAAATGTTCTCTTTTTCAAAAAATAAATGA